One stretch of Kiritimatiellaceae bacterium DNA includes these proteins:
- the purB gene encoding adenylosuccinate lyase encodes MSITALSPLDGRYESKVAELQDIFSEYALIRCRVQVEVLWLKALCAEKRVQECRALSKAESKLLDAVIADFSPAEAEKVKLIEKTTNHDVKAVEYYLKERIAGTSLEALGEFLHFACTSEDINNLSHALMLKQGREILAVAQNELIADLSAKAKQWKAVPLLARTHGQTASPTTIGKELAVFASRLCRAAEVFQALEVRGKLNGAVGNYNAHLAAYPDVDWPALAKRVIEGELGLTQNPFTTQIEPHDYMAELFDALARFNTILLDLDRDVWTYISFACFKQKTVKGEIGSSTMPHKVNPIDFENSEGNIGLANALLRYMAEKLPVSRLQRDLTDSTVLRNMGVAFGYTLLAYSSTLKGLGKLELNEAKLVADLDNAWEVLAEPIQTVMRKAGVEKPYEKLKELTRGKAITAETIHTFVRGLEIDAADKKRLLAMTPASYIGLAVHIAEEL; translated from the coding sequence ATGTCAATCACAGCATTGAGTCCTCTTGATGGCCGCTACGAATCCAAAGTGGCGGAACTGCAGGATATTTTTTCAGAATACGCGCTGATCCGCTGCCGCGTGCAGGTCGAAGTTCTCTGGCTTAAGGCGCTTTGCGCCGAAAAGAGAGTTCAGGAATGCCGTGCGCTGTCAAAAGCGGAAAGCAAACTGCTCGATGCGGTCATCGCCGATTTTTCGCCCGCCGAAGCAGAGAAGGTTAAGTTGATCGAAAAAACCACCAACCATGACGTCAAGGCGGTTGAGTATTATCTCAAGGAAAGAATAGCCGGAACGTCGCTTGAAGCGCTGGGTGAGTTCCTGCACTTCGCCTGCACATCCGAAGATATTAATAACCTTTCTCACGCGCTGATGCTGAAGCAGGGGCGTGAAATTCTAGCCGTTGCACAGAACGAGCTGATTGCGGATCTGTCCGCCAAAGCGAAACAGTGGAAGGCGGTTCCGTTACTGGCCCGCACGCACGGCCAGACCGCTTCGCCGACGACCATCGGAAAGGAACTGGCGGTATTCGCCAGCCGCCTGTGCCGTGCCGCAGAAGTTTTTCAAGCTCTGGAAGTTCGCGGTAAGTTGAATGGCGCTGTCGGAAACTATAATGCGCACCTCGCGGCCTATCCGGATGTCGACTGGCCTGCACTGGCCAAGCGAGTGATCGAAGGCGAACTTGGGCTGACGCAAAATCCGTTCACGACGCAGATTGAGCCGCACGACTACATGGCAGAACTGTTCGATGCGCTGGCGCGCTTCAACACCATCCTGCTCGATCTGGATCGCGACGTCTGGACGTACATTTCCTTTGCCTGTTTCAAACAGAAAACGGTGAAGGGTGAAATCGGTTCGTCCACCATGCCGCACAAAGTTAATCCGATCGACTTCGAAAATTCCGAAGGAAATATCGGTCTCGCCAATGCGCTGCTTCGTTATATGGCGGAGAAGCTGCCTGTCTCACGGTTGCAGCGCGACCTGACGGATTCGACAGTTTTGCGTAACATGGGCGTGGCTTTCGGCTACACATTGCTGGCATACAGCTCAACGCTCAAAGGCCTCGGTAAGCTGGAACTTAATGAAGCCAAGCTGGTCGCCGACCTCGATAACGCGTGGGAAGTGCTGGCGGAGCCGATTCAAACGGTTATGCGTAAAGCCGGTGTTGAGAAGCCTTACGAAAAACTGAAAGAGCTGACGCGCGGTAAAGCGATTACCGCCGAAACAATCCACACCT